Proteins encoded together in one Nostoc sp. PCC 7524 window:
- a CDS encoding nicotinate-nucleotide adenylyltransferase yields the protein MQKIALFGTSADPPTAGHQKILRWLSERYDWVAVWAADNPFKSHQTLLAHRAAMLRLLITDIEAPRQNIALEQELSSFRTLETLDKAKSRWGEDIEFTLVVGSDLLHQLPRWYRIEELLQQVQLLIVPRPGYEIDESSLEAVRGLGGKIAIASLTGLDVSSTAYREHGNTEALIPPIAAYINQQHLYKCPDATTKKFQLR from the coding sequence ATGCAAAAAATCGCTTTATTTGGTACTAGCGCCGATCCACCAACAGCAGGACATCAAAAGATTCTGCGGTGGTTGTCTGAACGTTATGATTGGGTGGCGGTTTGGGCGGCTGATAATCCGTTTAAATCCCATCAAACACTGTTAGCGCATCGGGCGGCGATGCTGCGGTTGTTGATTACGGATATAGAAGCACCTCGACAGAATATTGCTTTAGAACAGGAATTAAGTAGTTTTAGAACCCTGGAAACATTGGATAAAGCTAAATCCCGTTGGGGTGAAGATATAGAGTTTACCTTGGTAGTTGGTTCAGATTTATTGCATCAGCTACCACGCTGGTATCGAATTGAAGAATTATTACAGCAAGTGCAACTATTGATTGTGCCGCGACCGGGATATGAGATAGATGAATCTAGCTTAGAAGCTGTGCGAGGACTGGGAGGAAAAATTGCGATCGCTAGTTTAACTGGTTTAGATGTCTCCTCCACAGCCTATCGTGAACATGGAAACACCGAAGCCCTCATTCCCCCTATTGCTGCTTATATTAATCAACAGCATTTGTACAAATGCCCGGACGCAACCACAAAAAAATTTCAACTCCGTTAA
- a CDS encoding NAD+ synthase, protein MKIAIAQLNPIIGDLSGNAQKILAAAQQAAETGARLLLTPELSLCGYPPRDLLLNPSFVEAMSITLQQLARDLPTNLVVLVGTADQNLKSHITGGKSLYNSIALLENGKVRQCFHKRLLPTYDVFDENRYFEPGLSANYFTLDNVDIGVTICEDLWNDEEFWGKRHYAANPIADLSILGVDLIVNLSASPYTVGKQCSREAMLQHSAVRFQQPIIYTNQVGGNDDLIFDGCSFALNRQGEVMCRASGFTTDLVTVEFDEAKRDLTSGSVVSVYTSEDEEIWHALVLGVRDYAQKCRFSKVVLGLSGGIDSSLVAAIATAALGKENVLGVLMPSPYSSEHSISDALALAANLGIQTQTIPIGELMQGFDHSLANLFAGTEFGIAEENIQSRIRGNLLMAIANKFGYLLLSTGNKSEMAVGYCTLYGDMNGGLAVIADVPKTRVYSLCHWLNHNGEIIPQNVITKAPSAELKPGQVDQDSLPPYEILDDILQRLINEHQSVSQIVAAGHDPVVVDRIIQMLARAEFKRRQAPPGLKITDRAFGTGWRMPIASNWSAIKNTYQRTTISSPTPGREHQQAQTQIQ, encoded by the coding sequence ATGAAAATTGCGATCGCTCAACTTAATCCTATAATTGGTGATTTGTCAGGTAATGCCCAAAAAATTCTGGCAGCAGCACAGCAGGCAGCAGAAACAGGGGCGCGACTGTTGTTAACACCAGAGCTTTCTTTATGTGGTTATCCACCAAGGGATTTATTATTAAATCCCAGCTTTGTAGAAGCTATGAGTATTACTTTGCAGCAATTAGCTAGAGATTTACCGACTAATTTAGTTGTATTAGTTGGGACGGCTGACCAAAATTTAAAATCTCATATTACAGGCGGTAAAAGCTTATATAACAGCATTGCTTTGTTAGAAAATGGCAAAGTCCGGCAATGCTTTCATAAGCGGCTATTACCAACCTACGACGTATTTGACGAAAATCGTTATTTTGAACCAGGACTATCAGCTAACTATTTCACCCTAGATAATGTCGATATCGGCGTAACAATTTGCGAAGATTTATGGAATGATGAAGAGTTTTGGGGCAAACGACATTATGCAGCTAATCCCATCGCTGACTTATCAATTTTGGGTGTGGATTTAATTGTCAATTTATCTGCTTCACCCTATACAGTAGGTAAGCAATGCAGTCGAGAAGCGATGTTGCAACATAGTGCTGTGCGTTTCCAGCAACCGATCATTTATACTAACCAAGTTGGTGGTAATGACGACTTAATTTTTGACGGTTGTAGCTTTGCTTTGAACCGTCAAGGTGAAGTGATGTGTCGCGCCAGTGGTTTTACTACCGATTTAGTCACAGTAGAATTTGACGAGGCAAAACGGGATTTAACATCAGGTTCTGTAGTCTCAGTATACACATCAGAAGATGAAGAAATTTGGCACGCTTTAGTTTTGGGAGTGCGAGATTATGCCCAAAAGTGCCGTTTTTCTAAAGTAGTGTTGGGTTTAAGTGGCGGGATAGATTCCTCATTGGTAGCAGCGATCGCTACGGCCGCACTTGGTAAAGAAAATGTCTTGGGTGTACTGATGCCCTCCCCCTACAGTTCCGAACATTCCATCAGCGATGCTTTAGCATTAGCAGCAAATTTGGGTATACAAACGCAAACCATACCCATAGGCGAATTAATGCAAGGCTTTGATCACAGCTTGGCTAATTTGTTTGCAGGTACAGAATTTGGGATTGCTGAGGAGAATATTCAATCTCGGATTCGGGGTAACTTATTAATGGCGATCGCTAATAAATTTGGCTATCTCTTATTATCTACTGGCAACAAGTCAGAAATGGCAGTGGGTTACTGCACCCTCTACGGCGACATGAATGGCGGATTAGCAGTAATTGCCGATGTTCCCAAAACCCGTGTTTACTCACTATGTCACTGGCTAAACCACAACGGCGAAATCATCCCCCAAAACGTAATCACCAAAGCACCGAGCGCCGAACTCAAACCCGGTCAAGTTGACCAAGATTCCCTACCCCCCTACGAAATTTTAGACGATATTCTACAACGTCTCATCAATGAACACCAATCAGTAAGTCAAATCGTTGCCGCAGGTCATGATCCGGTAGTTGTAGACAGAATCATCCAAATGTTAGCGCGGGCAGAATTCAAACGCCGACAAGCACCCCCAGGATTAAAAATCACTGATCGCGCCTTTGGTACAGGCTGGCGAATGCCAATTGCTAGTAATTGGAGTGCGATTAAAAATACATATCAACGCACAACCATTTCTTCTCCTACTCCTGGTCGTGAACATCAACAAGCCCAAACACAAATTCAATAA
- a CDS encoding tetratricopeptide repeat protein has product MYKRISFILGILLLGCNIASIPSVAQAETLVVQANNPELRQLLEEGKRLVDAGDFDGAIAVYQRAASLDNRNARIHSGIGYLQAQQGNFQAALASYRRAIAINPNNSDFYYAVGYIKGNMGDTRGANEAYRRAIQLNRGNINAYLGLGVTQSRMGDYKAANWAFEQALNLNRNNPQTYEFMAVMYKQRRLPKQASNVLQKARDLYRRKNDLDGVARVEAMLQELGG; this is encoded by the coding sequence GTGTACAAACGCATATCGTTCATACTAGGTATTTTGTTGCTAGGATGCAATATTGCTAGCATACCATCAGTAGCGCAGGCTGAAACCTTGGTAGTGCAAGCTAATAACCCAGAATTAAGACAACTCTTAGAAGAGGGTAAGCGGCTAGTAGATGCTGGTGATTTTGATGGGGCGATCGCCGTATACCAACGAGCTGCTAGCCTAGACAATAGAAATGCCAGAATCCATTCTGGTATCGGCTACCTACAAGCTCAACAAGGAAATTTTCAGGCAGCTTTAGCATCATACCGCCGCGCGATCGCGATTAACCCCAATAATAGTGATTTTTACTATGCCGTGGGTTATATCAAAGGCAATATGGGTGATACTCGCGGTGCAAACGAAGCTTACCGCCGCGCCATACAACTCAACAGAGGTAATATTAATGCTTACCTAGGATTAGGTGTTACCCAATCACGGATGGGAGACTATAAAGCAGCTAATTGGGCATTTGAACAAGCCCTTAACTTGAATCGGAACAATCCCCAAACCTATGAATTTATGGCTGTCATGTATAAGCAACGTCGTCTCCCCAAGCAAGCCAGCAACGTATTGCAAAAAGCCCGTGATTTGTATCGGCGCAAGAACGACTTGGATGGTGTAGCTAGAGTAGAAGCTATGTTGCAGGAGTTAGGAGGTTGA
- a CDS encoding pentapeptide repeat-containing protein, whose product MSNLPQVWKLLQNYVKGTRSQDRPTKRHLVSTTVVPLKNGVQRRDKNVNLYQGNLQKERLLQRLQTSLEAWTKPGDNHRFNISDRQLYAEIYDLLGDGGLSAEIVQKLIDFLITNNQWQPLLLFERLEGFYERWCRGEFIDALPTDNLPQRKLLKMLAQNQAIGLRQVDIYTGLNVLILLLELHRHVQQQDELRSHINFYPSSQPDTDSFFTSQLLRVIYYSDAIEIGNFSNIVGQFLKGANFRGAYLGDANLTGANFQGANLSGAYLGDANLTGANFQDANLAGANLGDANLSGANLSGADLSSADLSSANLTGANLTGATLYRTDFSRADLSSCHLNDAEMGHADLSGANLRDTQLCRTNLTNAILFGANLSDANLKHINLSHADLCRADLSGADLSHAILNGTNLSDTILFSTNLTDASLMAADLSYAKLNGAKLIDAKLNGAMFLGADLSGVDLSRVVLNDADLSGSILSEADLSSADLSDAILLGTDLSFANLNSANLSGSNLSGAMLNGADLSEANLSDAILEDTDLSEANLEQMTWGEQQQWEGVRGLDTALNVPERLRVQLGLS is encoded by the coding sequence ATGTCAAATTTACCTCAAGTTTGGAAGCTATTGCAAAATTACGTTAAAGGTACAAGGTCACAAGATAGACCAACAAAAAGACATTTGGTATCAACAACAGTTGTACCTCTCAAAAATGGTGTGCAGAGGCGAGACAAAAATGTCAACCTTTATCAAGGTAACTTACAGAAAGAAAGATTACTCCAAAGATTGCAAACCAGTTTAGAAGCATGGACAAAACCAGGAGATAATCACAGGTTTAATATAAGCGATCGCCAACTGTATGCAGAAATTTATGATTTACTAGGCGATGGGGGATTAAGCGCCGAAATTGTTCAAAAGCTCATAGACTTTCTCATCACTAACAACCAATGGCAACCTCTGCTACTGTTTGAGCGTTTAGAAGGCTTTTATGAACGTTGGTGTCGGGGAGAATTCATTGATGCACTTCCCACTGATAACTTACCTCAACGCAAATTGCTGAAAATGTTAGCACAGAATCAGGCGATCGGGCTGAGGCAAGTAGATATATACACAGGATTGAACGTACTAATTTTACTGTTAGAATTACATCGCCACGTCCAACAACAAGACGAACTGCGATCGCACATCAACTTTTATCCCTCCAGCCAACCAGATACAGACAGCTTTTTTACATCCCAATTGCTGCGGGTGATTTACTATAGCGATGCCATTGAAATTGGTAACTTTAGTAATATTGTCGGGCAGTTTCTCAAAGGCGCTAACTTTCGAGGTGCATACTTGGGTGATGCCAACTTAACTGGTGCTAACTTTCAAGGTGCAAACCTGAGCGGTGCATACTTAGGTGATGCCAACTTAACTGGTGCTAACTTTCAAGATGCTAACTTAGCCGGGGCAAACTTGGGTGATGCTAACCTCAGTGGCGCTAACCTCAGTGGCGCAGACTTGAGTAGTGCCGACCTGAGCAGCGCCAACCTCACAGGTGCAAATCTCACAGGTGCTACTTTGTATCGTACCGACTTCAGCCGTGCCGACCTCAGTAGTTGCCATCTCAACGATGCCGAAATGGGTCACGCTGACTTGAGTGGCGCTAATCTCAGAGATACTCAACTTTGCCGCACCAACCTCACAAATGCAATTCTTTTTGGCGCTAATCTCAGCGATGCTAACCTCAAACATATTAACCTCAGCCACGCCGACCTGTGCCGCGCCGACTTAAGCGGTGCAGACTTATCCCACGCCATCCTCAACGGTACTAACCTCAGCGACACAATTTTATTTAGTACCAACCTTACAGATGCCAGCCTCATGGCCGCTGACCTCAGTTATGCCAAACTCAACGGTGCTAAACTCATCGACGCTAAACTCAACGGTGCAATGTTTCTGGGTGCAGATCTCAGTGGCGTAGACCTGAGTCGGGTAGTTCTCAACGATGCCGATTTAAGTGGCAGCATTCTCAGCGAAGCCGACTTGAGTAGTGCCGACCTCAGCGATGCCATTTTGTTGGGTACCGACCTCAGTTTCGCCAACCTTAATAGCGCCAACTTAAGCGGTAGCAATCTCAGTGGTGCCATGCTCAATGGTGCAGACTTAAGCGAAGCCAATCTCAGCGATGCCATTCTGGAAGATACAGACTTAAGTGAAGCCAACCTAGAACAAATGACCTGGGGTGAACAGCAACAATGGGAAGGCGTGCGGGGTTTGGATACGGCGTTGAATGTACCGGAGAGGTTAAGGGTGCAGTTGGGGTTGAGTTAG
- a CDS encoding nicotinate phosphoribosyltransferase — MSPFPVRDSHQNPILNISAADYSLLTDLYQLTMAACYTGEGVEKKRASFELFVRRSPEGFGYLIAMGLAQALEYLENLRFSSEQIAALQATGIFNHASKRFWSLLAEGRFTGDVWAVPEGTAVFANEPLLRVEAPLWQAQLVETYLLNTLNYQTLIATRAARLRDVAGDQARLLEFGTRRAFSPQASLWAARAALAGGLDATSNVLAALQLGEQPSGTMAHALVMALSAMAGSEEQAFTAFHRYFPGAPLLIDTYDTVAAATHLAEKVNAGKMELTGVRLDSGDLVILSQRVRSLLPGVTIFASGDLDEWEIARLKAADAEIDGYGLGTKLVTGTPVNGVYKLVEIDGIPVMKKSSGKVTYPGRKQIFRSFAGSQVKADRLGLITETPLPTEQPLLQLVVKEGQRLQPPETLAAIRQRTATSVASLPEKTRQLDHPIALTVEISHTLAELIRGVGDR, encoded by the coding sequence ATGTCACCTTTCCCAGTCCGGGATAGCCACCAGAACCCAATACTAAACATCTCTGCGGCTGATTACAGTCTGCTGACAGACCTTTACCAGTTAACAATGGCAGCTTGTTACACGGGTGAAGGTGTGGAAAAAAAGCGGGCTAGCTTTGAGTTATTCGTCAGGCGATCGCCAGAGGGTTTTGGCTATTTAATAGCAATGGGTTTGGCGCAAGCATTGGAATATTTGGAAAATCTGCGCTTTAGTTCCGAACAAATAGCCGCCTTACAGGCAACAGGGATTTTCAACCATGCCAGCAAACGCTTTTGGTCATTGCTAGCTGAGGGACGATTTACTGGGGATGTGTGGGCAGTACCAGAAGGGACGGCTGTATTTGCCAACGAGCCGTTATTACGGGTAGAAGCCCCCCTATGGCAAGCGCAATTAGTGGAAACCTATCTATTAAATACACTCAACTACCAAACCCTGATAGCTACCAGGGCAGCACGTCTGCGGGATGTCGCAGGTGATCAAGCCAGACTTTTGGAATTTGGTACAAGACGGGCATTTAGCCCCCAAGCCTCATTATGGGCGGCACGGGCAGCTTTAGCGGGGGGTTTAGATGCTACTTCCAATGTGTTAGCGGCGCTACAGCTAGGGGAACAACCTAGTGGTACGATGGCTCACGCCTTGGTTATGGCGTTGTCAGCGATGGCAGGCAGTGAAGAACAAGCCTTCACTGCATTCCATCGTTATTTTCCAGGTGCGCCATTGTTAATTGATACTTACGATACCGTCGCGGCGGCCACACATTTAGCGGAAAAAGTCAATGCCGGAAAGATGGAATTAACAGGGGTAAGGTTGGACTCTGGAGACTTGGTGATTCTATCACAACGAGTGCGATCGCTCCTCCCTGGAGTGACAATTTTTGCTAGCGGAGACTTAGATGAATGGGAAATTGCCAGACTCAAAGCCGCCGATGCAGAAATAGATGGTTACGGACTAGGAACGAAATTAGTCACAGGTACTCCTGTGAACGGAGTTTATAAACTCGTAGAAATTGACGGTATCCCCGTGATGAAAAAGTCCAGTGGTAAAGTCACCTATCCAGGACGTAAGCAAATTTTTCGGTCATTTGCGGGAAGCCAAGTCAAAGCAGACAGACTGGGATTAATCACCGAAACTCCCCTCCCCACAGAACAACCCTTATTGCAATTAGTAGTTAAAGAAGGTCAACGACTACAGCCACCAGAAACCTTAGCTGCAATTCGCCAACGTACAGCCACTTCGGTAGCAAGTTTACCAGAAAAAACCAGACAACTAGATCATCCTATTGCCTTAACTGTGGAAATTTCTCACACGTTGGCAGAGTTGATCAGGGGTGTAGGTGACAGGTGA
- a CDS encoding HMA2 domain-containing protein yields the protein MTSKQLPHSGNNSISNPHRQQPKKNTKSSVNKTAAPPKISYTVAHVIPGRIRFRIPRLGKDSEYANKLQQLIESDSRIKNVRINPIAASIVISYQPGIISEEKMRSHLVYLIQNAPNIVLPVKATTKPIVGAIFDAVINLIDSTRNINKARHANTYQQPRTDTWERVLGGAKTLIKGIKSGIMFILPNKRWQSQSSDRKAHLQPSPL from the coding sequence ATGACTTCTAAACAACTGCCTCATTCTGGCAATAACTCTATTAGCAATCCACATAGACAACAGCCTAAAAAAAATACTAAAAGCTCAGTTAATAAAACAGCAGCACCGCCAAAGATATCTTATACTGTTGCCCATGTAATTCCAGGACGTATACGTTTTCGTATTCCTCGGCTAGGCAAGGATTCTGAGTATGCTAATAAACTTCAGCAACTAATAGAATCAGATTCTAGGATTAAGAATGTCCGTATTAACCCTATAGCTGCATCCATTGTGATTAGTTATCAACCAGGCATCATCTCTGAAGAAAAAATGCGTTCGCATCTAGTCTATCTCATTCAAAATGCCCCAAATATAGTTTTACCAGTGAAAGCAACGACAAAACCAATCGTAGGAGCTATCTTTGATGCTGTGATCAACTTGATTGATAGTACGCGTAACATTAACAAAGCCCGTCATGCTAATACCTATCAACAGCCGAGAACAGACACTTGGGAACGGGTACTTGGGGGCGCAAAAACCTTGATCAAAGGTATCAAATCGGGCATCATGTTTATCTTGCCCAACAAACGATGGCAATCGCAAAGCAGCGATCGCAAAGCACATTTACAGCCATCGCCACTATGA
- a CDS encoding ABC transporter ATP-binding protein — MSAAVLLENVYKFYNQVPVVNDLSFTIESGEIFALLGPNGAGKSTTIRMLTTLTKPSQGRIEVAGYDVVSQPMQAKQSIGVVLQQISVDGDLTVWENMELHGRLHHIANPQRQRLINQWLDYVELASRGDSLVKTLSGGMKRRLQIARALLHQPRILFLDEPTVGLDPQTRRRLWEIIRDLNKQGMTILLTTHYMDEVEFLCDAFGSVKPGRIGIMDGGKLISLGTLQQLRSLHGEGLVMKQLDVTDAGSDSVRRWEYLFFPSLEAANIYLNQQTNKTGMMVRPSNLEDIFVELTGRQLD, encoded by the coding sequence ATGTCTGCTGCTGTTCTTTTAGAAAACGTCTACAAGTTTTACAACCAAGTTCCCGTCGTGAATGACCTGTCATTTACCATTGAGTCTGGAGAAATATTTGCTCTCCTCGGCCCTAACGGTGCTGGTAAATCAACTACAATTCGGATGTTGACAACACTCACAAAGCCATCCCAAGGGCGAATAGAGGTAGCAGGATATGATGTAGTGAGTCAACCCATGCAAGCAAAACAAAGTATTGGGGTGGTGTTGCAGCAAATCAGTGTTGATGGGGATTTGACTGTTTGGGAAAATATGGAATTACATGGCAGACTACATCATATAGCTAACCCACAACGACAACGATTAATTAATCAATGGCTGGATTATGTCGAATTAGCTTCTAGAGGCGATAGCTTAGTAAAAACCCTGTCTGGGGGTATGAAGCGGCGATTACAAATAGCTAGAGCTTTGTTACATCAACCGCGAATTTTATTTTTAGATGAACCAACAGTAGGACTTGACCCCCAGACTCGGCGACGACTATGGGAGATTATTCGGGATTTGAATAAGCAAGGAATGACGATACTATTAACTACTCATTACATGGATGAGGTGGAATTTTTGTGTGATGCCTTTGGTAGTGTTAAGCCAGGACGCATCGGGATTATGGATGGTGGTAAACTGATTTCTTTGGGAACGCTACAACAATTGCGCTCGTTACATGGTGAAGGTTTGGTGATGAAGCAGTTGGATGTCACCGACGCAGGAAGTGATAGTGTGCGGCGGTGGGAATATTTATTTTTCCCTTCTTTGGAAGCAGCAAACATTTATCTGAATCAACAAACAAATAAAACGGGAATGATGGTGCGTCCTTCTAATTTAGAAGATATTTTTGTCGAACTCACAGGAAGGCAATTAGATTAA
- a CDS encoding NUDIX hydrolase, with protein MPGRNHKKISTPLNQQPLADFKVGVDNVIFSVDTVQNRLLVLLVMRQQEPFLNQWSLPGTLVRQGESLEDAAYRIMSEKIKVNNLYLEQLYTFGGPERDPREATGSYGVRYLSVSYFALVRFEEAELIADGVTGIAWYPVKQVPKLSFDHNEILAYGHRRLRNKLEYSPVAFEVLPEMFTLNDLYQLYTTVLGDNFSDYSNFRARLLKLGFLLDTGIKVSRGAGRPASLYKFDAEAFAPFKDKPLVFI; from the coding sequence ATGCCCGGACGCAACCACAAAAAAATTTCAACTCCGTTAAATCAACAACCTTTGGCCGATTTCAAGGTTGGTGTTGATAATGTAATTTTCTCTGTAGATACTGTACAGAATCGCCTCCTAGTTCTCTTAGTAATGCGACAGCAAGAACCATTTTTAAATCAATGGAGTCTTCCCGGTACTTTAGTTCGTCAAGGAGAGTCTTTAGAAGATGCTGCTTATCGCATTATGTCTGAGAAAATCAAGGTAAATAATCTTTATTTAGAACAGTTATATACCTTTGGTGGGCCAGAACGCGACCCCAGGGAAGCAACTGGTAGTTATGGTGTGCGTTATCTATCAGTTAGTTATTTTGCCCTGGTCAGGTTTGAAGAAGCAGAACTAATTGCTGATGGCGTGACTGGGATTGCTTGGTATCCAGTCAAGCAAGTGCCAAAATTATCCTTTGATCATAATGAAATTTTAGCTTATGGGCATAGAAGGTTACGCAATAAATTGGAATATAGTCCGGTAGCCTTTGAAGTTTTGCCGGAAATGTTTACATTGAATGATTTATATCAGTTATACACCACAGTTTTAGGGGACAACTTCTCTGATTATTCTAATTTTCGAGCGCGTCTCCTCAAGTTAGGTTTCTTATTGGATACAGGCATCAAAGTATCAAGAGGTGCAGGTCGTCCAGCCAGTTTATATAAATTTGATGCTGAAGCCTTTGCCCCATTTAAGGATAAGCCATTGGTATTTATTTAA
- a CDS encoding YbjQ family protein: MILTTTDVIQGGVIDSYLGIVTAEVVYGSNFLRDFLAGIRDVIGGRTGSYERLFEQGQNKAIQELEQRALRLGANAVIGIEIDTGTINVDQSGVLILITATGTAVKLR; this comes from the coding sequence ATGATTTTAACTACAACTGATGTGATTCAAGGTGGGGTGATCGACTCATATTTAGGTATTGTGACAGCAGAAGTTGTCTATGGTAGCAATTTCCTGCGGGATTTTTTAGCTGGTATTCGGGATGTCATTGGTGGACGCACGGGTAGTTATGAGCGTTTATTTGAACAGGGGCAAAATAAGGCCATACAAGAATTAGAACAACGGGCGTTGCGCTTGGGAGCCAACGCTGTAATTGGTATCGAAATTGACACTGGCACAATTAATGTTGATCAGTCAGGAGTTTTGATCTTAATTACTGCTACAGGTACTGCTGTGAAATTGCGTTAG
- the sufR gene encoding iron-sulfur cluster biosynthesis transcriptional regulator SufR: MATTQQSSTKQEILEYLLKHSQATAVDLASILDVSPQAIRRHLKDLEAEELITYSSTVQAGMGRPQHVYQLSRQGRERLHKTASDRHGDFAVSLLDTLAETVGHDQFKTILQKQWERKAQEYRDRVGNGSLRERVANLVELRKAEGFMAEYHPVDSPESTEAERFIFMEHNCAISNVAESFPSICGHELEMFAAVLPDCTVERTHWLINGEHRCGYLVQARKQTSR; the protein is encoded by the coding sequence ATGGCGACCACTCAACAGTCCTCAACCAAGCAAGAGATCCTAGAGTATCTCCTCAAGCACTCCCAGGCAACAGCCGTTGATTTAGCCTCTATATTAGATGTCAGCCCCCAAGCTATTCGTCGTCATCTTAAAGATTTGGAGGCGGAGGAGCTAATTACCTATTCATCAACAGTACAAGCGGGGATGGGGCGACCGCAGCACGTTTATCAATTGAGTCGGCAAGGGCGAGAACGCCTGCACAAAACCGCTAGCGATCGCCACGGTGATTTTGCGGTTTCGCTCCTCGATACCTTGGCGGAAACAGTGGGACACGACCAATTCAAGACAATTTTACAAAAACAATGGGAACGCAAAGCCCAAGAATACCGCGATCGCGTGGGTAATGGTTCCTTGCGCGAACGGGTAGCAAATTTAGTAGAATTGCGAAAAGCTGAAGGTTTCATGGCGGAATATCACCCTGTAGATTCCCCTGAGTCAACAGAGGCGGAAAGATTTATCTTCATGGAACATAATTGTGCAATTTCTAATGTTGCTGAATCATTTCCCAGTATTTGCGGTCATGAACTAGAAATGTTTGCTGCTGTTCTTCCAGATTGCACAGTTGAGCGTACCCATTGGCTCATCAATGGTGAACATCGTTGTGGCTACCTAGTGCAAGCCCGCAAGCAAACATCTCGTTAA
- a CDS encoding DUF4231 domain-containing protein produces MTKKYSYKAFLQDDFDKLFEMMKLSDVQKHFLRSRWLDQLLWMEGKANQARDRYYALRLTTIIGGVILPALISFNTTNENAKRVIFWSTFGISQVVAMSAAIEEFFHYGERWRHYRRTCESLKTQAWQFSQLSGVYRSYTNHDEAFNVFAGQIEDIIQRDVEVYSTQVVQDKKAAGEKQENFVSLLPEETVNDEAQSAEKQES; encoded by the coding sequence ATGACCAAAAAATATAGTTATAAAGCATTTTTACAGGATGATTTTGACAAATTATTTGAAATGATGAAATTGAGCGATGTGCAGAAACATTTTTTGCGATCGCGCTGGTTAGATCAATTACTCTGGATGGAAGGTAAAGCCAATCAAGCACGCGATCGCTACTATGCTTTGCGGCTAACAACTATTATTGGTGGGGTAATTCTCCCAGCTTTAATTAGTTTCAATACTACTAATGAAAACGCTAAACGAGTTATTTTTTGGTCAACTTTTGGTATCAGTCAAGTAGTAGCAATGAGTGCTGCGATTGAAGAGTTTTTCCACTACGGAGAACGGTGGCGACACTATCGCCGGACTTGTGAATCTCTCAAAACCCAAGCTTGGCAATTTTCACAATTAAGTGGGGTATATCGTAGTTATACTAATCATGATGAGGCTTTTAATGTATTTGCCGGTCAAATAGAAGATATTATTCAGCGAGATGTGGAAGTTTATTCAACTCAGGTTGTGCAGGATAAAAAAGCGGCAGGAGAGAAACAGGAAAACTTTGTTAGTCTATTGCCCGAAGAAACCGTCAATGATGAAGCTCAATCAGCAGAAAAACAGGAATCATAG